Within the Raphanus sativus cultivar WK10039 unplaced genomic scaffold, ASM80110v3 Scaffold4490, whole genome shotgun sequence genome, the region ctggatagaaagtgggatatcttcttactcacaactcctatgagatttattcaacttcttggttattctccactgattagtggttcccaatcatgcttcttatatattggttcatccgggtttgataagaatcatgaagatattgacatatgtccgaacaggctaatctggaatcatctggatagaaagtgggatatcttcttcttcacaactcttatgagacttattcaacttcctggttattctccactgattagtggttccaaataaagcttcttagatcgtggttcatcctggtttgataagaatcatgaagatatcactacaagaaaaatcgGTATTAGTAGCACCCGAAAAACGCTATCATAGGGTTCTCGTAGCGTTTCGAAGAATGCCGTGACAGCCGCAGCTATAATAGAGCCCCCACTTATCATAGCGTTTTTTCATGTGCTATAATAAATAGACATATTGTAGCGGTAAACGTCTGCTCTTAATTAATCTTTTTATAGCATTGATTTATTGCTATAATGTATATTTTCATGACATTTTTATAAGGCtgtaaaaatgttataataaCATAGATACAATGCTATGTTATTATttctcatttatattttattaattgaaattataaattagtatattttaatccaggtttaaaattagaattaaattctaatataattggtttgtgaaaagaaatatttattattaaaaattttggtttACAAATGTATGGGTTTATTACAAAAACCGGTTTACATACAAATCTGGTTTATTAACTAACCCTAACCAAACCTAACCTAACTAAGCCTAACTAAATCACGTTCTTCTTCAATCTCCGCCGCCACGACGCCTAGACCACCAGCCACGACCACCACCGTTCGATCTGCTCGTCATCTTCGTACGCGTCTCTGTCTGCTCTTCAATCTCCATCGTTGCTTATTCCTCTGCCTCCGCCTCTTCTCTCCATCTCCGgctgttcttcatcttcttcatctcctggTTATCTTGAAACccagttttcaaaacaaaaacagaaaaagattcaaactttcatCAACAGTTTCAGACAGGGAGACAATCCGAATTTGGCACTTCACATCATAACTACAAGACAGATTTAGAGAAAcccttttagaaaaaaaaccagGAAACTCTGATGAATAATCCAAATCACGGACTAAAAAGTTTAGCCATATCACCTTCAAGTCTCTGAAATCAGGGCTTTCGATTTCCGACGAgtaattgaaaagaaaaagagatgcAGTGTCGTGActgtgagagagaagagagaggagagaaatcTGAGAAACAAGAAACGAgaaaaggaggaagaagaaaagaaagaaaaaaataataaatgtgtTTAATTGTATCCGTTGGATGAGAGTTAATGAATGGCTGTGAACCATTGATTTGTTGTGATCCATGCCATAAAAAAATTGACCAATAGGAAGAAAGTGTGAGGATAGATAGACAAAATGATTTTGGGCCTttgatcaaaatcaaaatcaatggctctaaaaaaacaatacaaattatctctctaattatttatagttattgTAAAAGTTATTTAAACTTTAACTTGGTgatttaactttattttgtaaatttataatttgaaatattatatatataatttggagtaatatatttatcttatgggaattattaattatttataatttaagatttgatattttatgGTATATGTTAATATGAGGTaagtggtttagggtttagggttaaaatttataattaatattatagttTGAGTTGTAGCATATAATGGAGtttaagtttaaatttatattataaatttgaaaattttagatttgTGACTTTGTATGTAAGGTTTAAGTTTGGAgtttagggtattagatttaGGGTGTACATTTAAGATTAGTGTTTCAAATTTAGGTTTCATTTAATGATATAAGATTATCAAGAtgataagatttaaaatttaaactaaatcaaACTAATGATATAAACTTAACAAGATGATTaataggtttagggtttggaatATAGTGTTTTGAGGtatgtggtttagggtttagagtatgAGATTTAGGATGTAGATTAAAGATTTAGTTTTTGAGTctatacatttaaaaatattaaattttagtttaaatttaagatttaagttacactatgaaaatattaaagtttattatgaaatttctaaacataatctttattttattatgaaatttcaaaatttagtgGGAAAtcataaaagaatattatttacaaatcaaaattttaaacagaacttttataaatatcattaatcaTTCTTTTGCTAATCATCCTCTTTTTTCATTGATAAAAATGTATTGCATAAATTATAAACTGCAAACTGATTTACaactaaaatatacatattatatattgcaTTAAATTCATCAACCATACATTTTACATAGAATTTCCAAGTCTTACCCTAACATCAAACATGTGTTATACTATCACCATAACTCTTAGTCAAGTCTTATACTAACTCTATTTCCTGAATTCCTCAAAGTAAAATGCTTCTCGCTCCTTGGCTTTCTCTCCACATCTGGTCCCAGTTTGTGTATTTGTGGtcaaattgttaaaaatatctGCAAACACAGCAACGTGTAACCATCATTTACCACTGAAGAATGCTAAATGCTAAATAGAGATCAGTGACTAAAGTTTCAAACTGTGTAAGATGTGTAGAGGACACTCAATGATAATCTGCATAGAAAGATTACAACTTTTAACTATTTGATCTACCAACGCTATATGTCAAATTAATATCACCCTCATACTTGCCTACTTGGGAAATAGTCACATGAAAGTTGCATAAAAGATCATAAAGAGAGCAAGAACGAAACATGGCTCTCAGCTTAAACTGCACTGTAACAATTATCAAAGTATAAACAGCATCCCTAGATATATACGATCCCAAACGTCCATAGATACAGAGACAAACACAATGAAAAGCAATGCCAAAAAGATCAGAAATCACAAACCATAACTGGAACTGAGACTTCAAAGCCATAATTTTGTCTACTAACTATATATTAAGCACTCATTGGtcaaaataatcaataaaaatgtaaactttaTATCATATTCATGGTCCTAAGATCTACAAAGACAGATCTAAAGCTTGCTTAAGCTCTTCAGACATAACAGTCTACTTCATACAGTCTTACGGATCAATGTAGCTTTAAAATGGGCAGGTTGATTCAACAAGCCTAAACATACCTTAGCGCGAGAAGTGGATACCCTGAAGCAATCAGCATTCATCCTCACAAGACACAACCCAGGAAAGATAACCTACACTCACAGACATTCACGATACACTATAAAAAACAATCTTCTTGCTGAAGTTTTGTGTGAGGCAATTCGTCGAACACTTTGTGACTTACATCGAGATATTTCTGCAAGGTCTTCGTCCTCTTTCGCGGTCGACTGAGACGGCCTGTTCCCATCATGCTGAACACGTCTTCCTCGATCTCGTCGCGAGACAGAGCCGCCCAGAGCCTGTGATTCTTGGTCTTCACCTCAACAACGCCGCCGTAGCCTAATCCGGGAGACTCCGCCGGAATCTCTCTCTGCCTGTTCGATTTTGCCTCCACCGCTGCAATTGGTTTCTGATTCTTCGCCGCCTCCGAAGCTCCTCCTCTGCCGCACGCCTCCGAGGGGACCACATGtgagagaagaaagaaaccgTGGAGAGACTTCATATTCGCCGGTGAGGCAGACATTGGGGACGAGATTTGGAGTTATCGTCACTGCAACTCCGACACAAGCTCCTTCGTGGCTTAGTCTCGCGAAGAGATCTAATACTCTTCAATTTCAATTTGAAAACCCAAATCTCATTTCGCAACACATacgagaacaaaaaaaaattatttctacaAAGCCAAATATTATGGTGCCAAATGTGTTTTTTCACTAAGTATTTGGCGCTCGTAAATGTTACAGagattaaaaaatagatttttgacTTCCCGCTTCTTAAAAATCCTACAAAATGCTGCATAACACTACTTTAACGCTGCAATAAAGTAAGACATTCCAACTAGACACTTTTAGTAGCAGTTTGTGAATTCGTGCTACGGTGATGTGCTACCAATactcatatttcttgtagtgtattgCCATATGTttaaacaggctaatctggaataatctggatagaaagtgggatatcttcttactaacaactactatgagatttattcaacttcctggttattctccactgattagtggttccaaataaagcttcttagatcgtgttcattcctggtttgataaagaatcatgaagataatggcaatatgtccgaacaggctaatctggaatcatctggatagaaagtgggatatcttcttgctcacaacccttatgagattattcaacttcctggttattctccactgattagtggttccaaataaagcttcttagatcgtggttcatcctggtttgataagaatcatgaagatatggcatatgtccgaacaggctaatctggaatcatctggatagaaagtgggatatcttcttactcacaactcctatgagatttattcaacttcctggttattctccactgattagtggttccaaataaagcttcttagatcgtggttcatcctggtttgataagaatcatgaagatattgccatatgtccgaacaggctaatctggaatcatctggatagaaagtgggatatcttcttactcacaactcctatgagatttattcaacttcctggttattctccactgattagtggttccaaataaagct harbors:
- the LOC130507421 gene encoding uncharacterized protein LOC130507421 isoform X2; its protein translation is MSASPANMKSLHGFFLLSHVVPSEACGRGGASEAAKNQKPIAAVEAKSNRQREIPAESPGLGYGGVVEVKTKNHRLWAALSRDEIEEDVFSMMGTGRLSRPRKRTKTLQKYLDVIFPGLCLVRMNADCFRVSTSRAKIFLTI
- the LOC130507421 gene encoding uncharacterized protein LOC130507421 isoform X1, which codes for MSASPANMKSLHGFFLLSHVVPSEACGRGGASEAAKNQKPIAAVEAKSNRQREIPAESPGLGYGGVVEVKTKNHRLWAALSRDEIEEDVFSMMGTGRLSRPRKRTKTLQKYLDVIFPGLCLVRMNADCFRVSTSRAKVCLGLLNQPAHFKATLIRKTV